In Calditrichota bacterium, the genomic stretch TTGCGGCTTCCGACCAGCGGCGGGGTGTTGGCGTTGTCGAAGAACTCGGACGGATCGGGGATGCCAAACTGAATCGAAGTCCCGGCGGTGATCGCCTGCCAGATGATGTTGGCGCCCTGGACACGGGTGCCGCCGTCTTCGGTCGGCTCGATCTCAAAGCGCTGATCGCTGACGATAACATGATAAAAAGGAACACCGCCAACGGCATCCCAGCGGAAAACCGGCGACACGGTATTAATTCCAGCCCGACCTTCGGCTGAGATCGGATTTACCATCCGAGGCGACTGATCGGCGATGCGAATGATGTTGAAGACGACCGAATAGCCGTCGCGACCGGCGTCGATGATGCAGTAATGATAGCCGACCGGTAAGGCGCTGCCGCGGAAGGTCAGCAAGCCTTCGGATGAGCGGACGACGCTGGTGAGTGTGTCGCGGTAGTTGCCGGGGGTTTCACCGGCATAGGCCGGCCCGAAGCGTAGCCGTCCCCGAACGGCGGGCGTCCAACGGATCGTAACTTCGTCGGAAAGGGCCGTTAGATTGCGCGGGATATCGCGCAATTCGAGATCGGCATCGGCGTTGTCTCGCCGTTCGAGCAAGCCGACATTGACCGGGCCAAGCGCCAGTGCGCCACCGGCCAACAGATGCAACCCCACCCCCAGGGCAAGCAAGATACCAGCCGCTGCCAGCCGTGAAGACCGGTTGAACAAGCCCGGCAACTTCCATAATGGAGACATAGTGCCTAAAAGGTATGAACCAGAGTGAGACGGAGAGCGTCCTCAGGGAGACCCATCAGGAGCGTTTTCAAGACCATCCGGTCGGTCAGTTCCATATCAAAGGTGAGTGCCAGCAAAGGGATGCCGAGAGGAATGTTGCCTTTGATGGGAGCGCCGGAAGCGTCCTTATATCCGGATATGACATCGACGGCCTGAACATAGCCCAATCCGGCATCGAAAATGAAGATGTCGAGGCTGGCCTGAACCGACCAGTTGGGCTTGAAGCCGCGCTTGTAAAGATGGGGGGTGCCTTCTTCGATGACTTCGTATTCGTAGGAAAGTTCTCCGAAGTATTTGCGGAGGGTGATCCCCGGTTTCATGAAACCGTCAGATTGGGCGGCGATGGCCAGTTCGGAGGGAATGTGAGCCGTCATCGTGGAAGCGGGAAGGAATTCCTTGGGATAAGTGCGGGTCATTTCGGCAGGGTCGGAGATCTTGGTCGGGTCAAACTGTTCCTCATCTCCCTGGGCATTCATGTTGAGGGGAGGGAAGCGATAGTGCTGAAGGTCAAGGTTGCCTTCAAGTTTGGCGTCACTCTGAAGTTTCAGACTACCTCCCAATAACCAGTTGTCAAAGCCTTCATAGATCATACCGAGCCGTAAGGCATTGGCGGACCCGTCGAACGCACCATTGGCAGAACTATAGTAGTCATTTTCCCACGGATCGCGTTCGTCGTTGAAGGCTGACTCGTTCCGGGCTTTCGACGTGATGCCTTCGGTCTGCCGGTGGGCATATAGTTGCATGACGATATCGGTGCGCTGCAGTGCTGCGCCCCACCAGATATCGCCGGTTTGACGGGCGCCGGCGATTGTCCAGGCGTGGGAGGTGAGCCGGACGTCGCCGTTCATACTGATGGACATAAAGGTTGTTATCTCGTCTTCGGTCTTCTCCTCTTTGGTCCGGATGCGCATCCGGAGTCCGCTGTAGATCATATTGACGTGCAGAACCAGGGGCTGATGATACCCGATGGCAACTCTATCCAGCAGACGGGGGATACGACCGTCGAACCAGTCTTCATCCGAGTCGTCGAGCGGGAACGACGCAGCAAAACCGGTCAGGAGGGCTCCCTCACGTTCAGCCATACCTTTGACTTCGGGATAGACCTTGGTAGTCTCCAGTTTAAAGTTTTTGGTCATCTTATCGACCTCTTCCTCGACGCGAGGGGCCGGATCCTGGAAGTTGGTAAGATTGAGACCGACCGTTGGCGCCGAGGCAAAGCCGATGGTGCGATCTTCGATCCGGCCCAATGCGGCGGGATTGCCGAAGACGACGAACGGCTCGGGGGCGAGAGGCGTGGTGAAGCCGCCTGAGGCACCCTCGACACCGGCGCCGGTCAGAAGGGTGGAGCGAATGCCGATCAGGCCGTCGATGTTGCCGCCCTGAAAGAGTTGAAGCCGGGATTTGGCGGATTGTGCGTGGAGCAAGTGCGGGGTGGCGGTAAACAGCAAGCCAAGAACGATGCTGCCCAGGCAGCGCCGTTGGAACATTAGGGACTCCATGGTACCGGTCGTGTGATAGAGGTCGCGGTGGCGGAAATTGCTTTCAAGATAAACTGCCGGGCAGCGCTTGTCAAGCGCAAACAGAGGGCGGTCGCGCTACGATGGCGCGGAGGCCGCCTCAAAGGTCGCGACAGCGCGTGTTTTAAGCCCGCCGCGAACCTTATAGTCGGCTTCGATCAGCATCTTCCGCGGCTTGACAGCGCGCACCAGGTCGTCCAAAACGCGGTTGACCAGATGCTCGTAGAAGATGCCGACATTGCGGTAGGTTAAGAGGTAGTATTTAAAGGAGCGGAGTTCGACGCAGAGTTGATCCGGCACATAACGCACGGTGATGGTGCCGAAATCGGGCAGACCGGACCAGGGGCAGACAGTTGTGAATTCGTCGGTTACGATTTCAATTTCGATAGCCCGGCCGGGATACTCGTAAGGAAACGTCTCGAGGAGCGAGGCGTCAATCGACTCGACGCCCTCGAAAGGTCGGGTCCGGCCGTGAGGTTCGAAATCCAAGTCGTGTCAGTTGTCGGTTATAGGTTGACGGCGCGACTTAGCCCCGAAAGCCCGCCTTTGCCCGGCGAGGCTATCGGCATCGGTCATCGGTTGTCGGCTGCCATAAAGGAGATTTTGGGATAATGACTCGAAAATGACCTCCGACCACCGACGACAAATGCCCCTACTATTTCAGCAATGCCATCTTACGGGTTACGACCTTGCCACCGGCTTCGAGGCGGACGAAGTAGATACCCGCAGGGATGCTTTCGGCGCGCCAGACGATCTCGTGGCGGCCTTCATGCCGGACTTCGTCAACCAGACTATCCACCTGCCGGCCGGCAATGTCCCAGACCGTTAATTTCACCGGCATTGTCCGTTCGACCGAGTAGGCGATGCGGGTCTGCTGGTTAAACGGATTGGGCCGGTTCTGGCCGAGACCGAAGACCCTGGCGAGCATTTCGCGGTCAGCGACCAGGTCGGTCGTATCGGTATCGGGCGGCTCTTCGGGCAGTTCAAGCAGGATGTGCAGTTCGATCGGCAAAATGAACCGGCCTGGATCGGCGTTATGGGAGAATTCGATATCTACGCCGTAGATTCCAGTGTCGAGGTCGGCGCTAACGAAGGTGAAGTCAATCGTCCGGGCGTCACCGGCATCAATGGTGTCAGATTTCGGTTCGTAGGAGAGCCAACTGGAGTTGGGAGCCAGTTCGAAGACACCGACCTTATCGCCGGTAGGATCGTCTATGACCAGCGCAAGCACCCATATCAGGTTGTTCCATTTGGGTGTTATATGCATCCCCAGACGGCTCATCGCCGATGCTGCAAACTGACCCGGAAGATTAGTGAGGTAGCGAACTTCACCGGTATTGACGTTTAACTTGTAGATCGAAATGTTTGCCGCCTCGTTATTCTGCACCGGCTCATTATCTGAAACGATGTAGAGGTTGAAGCCGTCCGGGTCGTCGCGGAACCAGGCCATACCGGTGGCGCGAATCTGGGCGTTATCGCGGGGGTCTATCTGTGCAATGGTCCGAACCACGCCCAGCGTATCTCCGCCATCGTTGATCTGAAAGACCCGAATCGCTCCCGTGAGCATCGAAAGATAGACGGTTCCGGTTGCCGGATCGATGGCGATATTACGCGGTCCGGAGAAATTCGGGGCCGAGACGAAGAGGCTTGACAAAGTGTCGCCGGTCTCGGGATCGAAACGGAAAATGCGAGAAATTGCGCAAGCCCCCCAAATGGCTCCGTCATAGAAGTCCATATCCCGGATACCGTATTGGCTCGGATTGACATTGGAGTTTGGCCCGACAAACGGAGTCAGAAGCGTGTCGATCAGAACTCCGCGGCGGTTGAAGCGGTAGATCGGCTTACGGCGCTCGACGTCGCGGTTGGCCGCGGCGGCGACATACCAGTAGCCATTGGCATAGAGCACGGCCTGGACGGCTGAATCGTGCAGTGTGTCGCCGGGCGAGAAGATCAGAAGCGGATCCCAAGCCTCGTCGGGGTCGTCGCGGCGCGGTTCGCCGGGCTCGTCATCTTCGCGCTCACCGGCTTCTTCCTGAATATAGATGTAGCGGGAGTTGAACCAGAGTTGGCCGTTGCCGCTATTTTGCAGGGTGATGGTCTCGCGGTGTTCGCGCTCGGCGAGGGAATCCTCGACACCATCGTGAAGCATGTTGACGGTCAAGCTGTCGCGGCCGAAGGTGAACTCGGGATGCGCCAACATTAGGTCCACAAATGCCGTTTCGCCTTCGCGAATTTCGATGTCGGCTACTTCGGCGTCGTTGTAGAATCGCTTCGAGGCGCGGAAGACGTAGCCGGTATCGACCAGCATTTCGGGGATTTCGTATTCGCCGTTGGCGTCGGTGATGGCAAAGAAGCCGAAGGTGGTGCTGACGAGAGCGCCCTCCACTGGTGCGCCGGTAGCGAGGTCGGTGACCGTCCCGCGTGCACTTCCGATGCTAAACTCAACCAGCGTTGTGAATTTGATCGCCCGGCCCGCCACGATAGTATCGGCGCCGGGATTGCGGGCATTCCAGTAAACTACCTCAAGTCCATCGGTCTGGTTGGGACTGCAGATCCCGATAGTGGAATAGGGTGTGTCCCAACCGTATGAATTGCGTATATCCCGGATCCGGTTATACTGGAAGATGATATCGCCATCGCCTGTAAAGGAGGGATAGAACTGGGGGTCGTGCAGGATGACCTGGAACGAATTGACGACCCGGGACTCTCCGGCATAATTGGGCTCGAACCGGACGACATTGCTCCATTCGACGATAAAGCGATGATCCTCTTCGTCGAACCATGCGAAGACGCCGCTGGAATCGCCGCTGACGATGGCATCAGCCCAGAAGGGAGCAATCATCCCGGGGGGATTCTCCGCACCGGGTATTTGACGATGCCGGCCGCCCATGGCAAAACGAGAATCGCTCATCGCGATCCAGCCGTTGCTGTTGACGGTCATCCTGTTGAAGCGCTCGCCGTAGTATTGGAAGGTGAAGGGGAGATCAACCAGCGCACTGGTGTCGCGCGAACCCCAAATCTCATTGGTAACCGGCTGACGATCCGGGACATCGTTCAACCTGAGGTTGGTTCCCTCGCCATTGTAACGGGGGTTGATCTCAATCCACTCGTAGCGGGGGTAAGTCAGCCAGGACGTATCGGTGTTGTCGAAGCAGATGTAGCCGTAGCGATCGGGGCCAAAAGGCTGACCGGGACGGGGTCGATCTACGACGATGGAGAAGAGAACCGTGTCGGCATAGCCATTCTCGGCGGCGAAAGCCAATCCGAGGTCGGCTCGCTGCCCACCGAGGTGGAACGGATGTGCCGACATCCTGAACGTCGCCTGTGACCGGCCGGTCTGATTGGGAGCGATCTCGGCAAAAGCCGCCTCGTTTACAGGAACCGAAATGGTCTGCGTCCGGCTGAAGAGCGTCCCGGTGAGCTGCGGGGAAGCGCGACCGCCCTTGTTGCGCAGGTTGATAAAGAGACTTGCGGCATTCGAGGGCCGGAGGGCGGCGCCATCCCATTCGATGACCGGCTCAACCAGTTTGGGACCGACAACCGGAATGGCAACGGCAGAGGCCCAGGATTCATTCCCGGCAGTTGCGGTAAGGCGGAACGAGGCCTTTTCACCGTGCGGGAAGCCGCCGCCTATGCGCACGACGAAGCGGGCGGCAACAGATTCCCCCGAGTCGGGCGTCTGGTCGAAGCGGGCGGCGCCTTCAACGACCTCGAGTTGCGGGTGATTGGCGGTCAATTCGCAGACTAGCGCACCCTCGGGACGCGACCGGCCAAGATTCGTGATCTGCACTTCAAGTTCGAGAACTTCGGTCGGGTTGGCGGTGCCGTCGCCGTCGCCGCGGCTGGCGCCGTCGTCGTCGTCGTCGATGGCGAATCCTGCCGCGCCGATGAAGTGGTCCATCCTCCCGATGTTATAGTCAGCCAGGACAGTGTTGAGATTATGGCCATGGACTGTCAGTTTGATGACGCCGCTCTGCGTCCAGGCCGGATCGAGATCGAAGGAAACAAAGCCGTCGGTGTCGGTCTTCTTCAGTATTTGAAAGACGGGGCCGTTTTGACCGGACTTGTAAAGACAGACCTTGACACCTTCGGCCGGAACGTCTTCGTCGCGGTCGTAGAGTACCCGGACGTCGAACGCGGTCTCGCCTACGCGGACATTCTCAGGACGTTGAACGGTGAGCCGTTGCGGCACGTTGGAGAAGACCTCGGTAGTCGGGTCCCCCATCAAATTGAAGATCCAGGCTTCGGTCTCCCAAGCCTCCATGTTGCGGTTTTGGGGATGCATGATGTCGCCCCGACCGGCATAGTGCGTGTAAAGTTGCGATTTGCCCGCCATAAGCAGCCAGCCTTGATGACTGATGCCAAGATTATAAAGGGCGTGGACGACTCCCGTCGAATAAACATTATTATGGCTGGTATAGGTGGCACCGGCGGTGCCTATCGCTCCTACCGTGCCGCCGTTCTGATTCACCAGGAACGCTTCCGTCCACGAGAGTGGATAACCCCAAACGCCAGGCTCTCCATAGTCTCCGGTATTGCAGGTTACCAGCATGATCAGAGGGAGCATCCGGCCGTTTCTGATGTTCTGCTCAGCAGTTTGCTGCTGAAAGCCATTCATTCGGGTGAAGCCGCGATAAATAAGAAGCGACACACCTGCTTGCATATTATCGGTGATGAACTGGGTCGGGTTGGGCTCGAGGTTGCCGGGAGCCCAAAAGAAGGTGTTTATGCGGTCATAACCATTACGCTGGAGAATCTGTCGGATCCAGTATTGAATGTCTATACTGGAGTAACCGCTTCGATAATCGGTCGAAGCCAGCGCTGCCCGGTGCTGCCAGCCGACCTGATTGCCCTCGCCTATGAAAGGCGTCGATTCATATTGAACTATCTTATTGATAATGGTGCGCAGTTCATTGTTGCCGCCATAGATGATCCGGCCTACGGTCGCTTCAGGCAGAATGTCGTTGCCATCCAACAACGTGAAGTCGTGATCCGATTCATAGGGGTTTCCGGCGCCGGCCTGATGATTGAAGTAACTGATTGTCGTGGCGTTCCCGCGTGTATTGTCCACATCGGCGCAAATCACCACATATTCAGGAGGAATGGCCCAATCGCGGTAGGCCGTGATCAACGTCTGACGAATGGCATTGGGGGAGACGTCATTCTGACGCAAGACGACGACGTTGAAGCCTTGACGGCGA encodes the following:
- the queF gene encoding NADPH-dependent 7-cyano-7-deazaguanine reductase QueF — translated: MDFEPHGRTRPFEGVESIDASLLETFPYEYPGRAIEIEIVTDEFTTVCPWSGLPDFGTITVRYVPDQLCVELRSFKYYLLTYRNVGIFYEHLVNRVLDDLVRAVKPRKMLIEADYKVRGGLKTRAVATFEAASAPS
- a CDS encoding T9SS type A sorting domain-containing protein; the protein is MRLASPLHIFFTALQMAVIVALPLDAASPAKASQTSALRVTYEDAGATQSRLTFQLDELEQTSVEVNGVRYDRFTFDGEAPAGPGGWPELPAVVRHVLIPPQSGVELKVENLRTTTRTGINPFPHQNPLESDVQMAMLNGGAKPLAFEREDLRPVVDGLWPPEPVVLGEPAIMRNYRIIPVTYYPLRWNPRTGELVVTESVDISLDFTSDRNRVNMIADPERIRPSESIDRLVQEMVINPPADDPRRDPAVQGGSVVYVFGTGQSWDQVVAEFAPLIEWRRRQGFNVVVLRQNDVSPNAIRQTLITAYRDWAIPPEYVVICADVDNTRGNATTISYFNHQAGAGNPYESDHDFTLLDGNDILPEATVGRIIYGGNNELRTIINKIVQYESTPFIGEGNQVGWQHRAALASTDYRSGYSSIDIQYWIRQILQRNGYDRINTFFWAPGNLEPNPTQFITDNMQAGVSLLIYRGFTRMNGFQQQTAEQNIRNGRMLPLIMLVTCNTGDYGEPGVWGYPLSWTEAFLVNQNGGTVGAIGTAGATYTSHNNVYSTGVVHALYNLGISHQGWLLMAGKSQLYTHYAGRGDIMHPQNRNMEAWETEAWIFNLMGDPTTEVFSNVPQRLTVQRPENVRVGETAFDVRVLYDRDEDVPAEGVKVCLYKSGQNGPVFQILKKTDTDGFVSFDLDPAWTQSGVIKLTVHGHNLNTVLADYNIGRMDHFIGAAGFAIDDDDDGASRGDGDGTANPTEVLELEVQITNLGRSRPEGALVCELTANHPQLEVVEGAARFDQTPDSGESVAARFVVRIGGGFPHGEKASFRLTATAGNESWASAVAIPVVGPKLVEPVIEWDGAALRPSNAASLFINLRNKGGRASPQLTGTLFSRTQTISVPVNEAAFAEIAPNQTGRSQATFRMSAHPFHLGGQRADLGLAFAAENGYADTVLFSIVVDRPRPGQPFGPDRYGYICFDNTDTSWLTYPRYEWIEINPRYNGEGTNLRLNDVPDRQPVTNEIWGSRDTSALVDLPFTFQYYGERFNRMTVNSNGWIAMSDSRFAMGGRHRQIPGAENPPGMIAPFWADAIVSGDSSGVFAWFDEEDHRFIVEWSNVVRFEPNYAGESRVVNSFQVILHDPQFYPSFTGDGDIIFQYNRIRDIRNSYGWDTPYSTIGICSPNQTDGLEVVYWNARNPGADTIVAGRAIKFTTLVEFSIGSARGTVTDLATGAPVEGALVSTTFGFFAITDANGEYEIPEMLVDTGYVFRASKRFYNDAEVADIEIREGETAFVDLMLAHPEFTFGRDSLTVNMLHDGVEDSLAEREHRETITLQNSGNGQLWFNSRYIYIQEEAGEREDDEPGEPRRDDPDEAWDPLLIFSPGDTLHDSAVQAVLYANGYWYVAAAANRDVERRKPIYRFNRRGVLIDTLLTPFVGPNSNVNPSQYGIRDMDFYDGAIWGACAISRIFRFDPETGDTLSSLFVSAPNFSGPRNIAIDPATGTVYLSMLTGAIRVFQINDGGDTLGVVRTIAQIDPRDNAQIRATGMAWFRDDPDGFNLYIVSDNEPVQNNEAANISIYKLNVNTGEVRYLTNLPGQFAASAMSRLGMHITPKWNNLIWVLALVIDDPTGDKVGVFELAPNSSWLSYEPKSDTIDAGDARTIDFTFVSADLDTGIYGVDIEFSHNADPGRFILPIELHILLELPEEPPDTDTTDLVADREMLARVFGLGQNRPNPFNQQTRIAYSVERTMPVKLTVWDIAGRQVDSLVDEVRHEGRHEIVWRAESIPAGIYFVRLEAGGKVVTRKMALLK